A DNA window from Leopardus geoffroyi isolate Oge1 chromosome A1, O.geoffroyi_Oge1_pat1.0, whole genome shotgun sequence contains the following coding sequences:
- the LOC123604534 gene encoding probable UDP-sugar transporter protein SLC35A4 has product MSVEDGGMPGLGRPRQARWTLMLLLSTAMYGAHAPLLALCHVNGRVPFRPSSAVLLTELTKLLLCAFSLLVGWQAWPQGAPPWRQAAPFALSALLYGANNNLVIYLQRYMDPSTYQVLSNLKIGSTALFYCLCLRHRLSARQGLALLLLMAAGACYAAGGLQDPGSTLPGPPLAAAAGRMSLHITPLGLLLLILYCLISGLSSVYTELLMKRQRLPLALQNLFLYTFGVLLNLGLHAGGGPGPGLLEGFSGWAALVVLSQALNGLLMSAVMKHGSSITRLFVVSCSLVVNAVLSAALLRLQLTAAFFLATLLIGLAVRLYYGSR; this is encoded by the coding sequence ATGAGTGTAGAGGACGGGGGTATGCCAGGCCTGGGCCGTCCCAGGCAGGCCCGCTGGACCCTGATGCTACTCCTGTCCACTGCCATGTATGGTGCCCATGCCCCATTACTGGCACTGTGCCATGTGAACGGCAGAGTGCCCTTCCGGCCCTCCTCAGCTGTGCTGCTGACTGAGCTGACCAAGCTACTGTTGTGCGCCTTCTCCCTCTTGGTGGGCTGGCAAGCATGGCCCCAAGGGGCTCCTCCATGGCGCCAGGCTGCCCCCTTTGCGCTATCAGCCCTTCTCTATGGCGCTAACAACAACCTGGTGATCTATCTTCAACGTTACATGGACCCCAGCACCTATCAGGTGCTGAGCAATCTCAAGATTGGAAGCACGGCCCTGTTCTACTGCCTCTGTCTCCGGCACCGCCTCTCTGCACGCCAGGGCTTGGCACTGCTGCTGCTGATGGCAGCAGGGGCCTGCTATGCAGCTGGTGGCCTCCAAGACCCTGGAAGCACCCTTCCTGGGCCCCCTCTAGCAGCTGCTGCTGGCCGCATGTCCCTGCATATCACTCCACTGGGACTGCTGCTTCTCATCTTGTACTGCCTCATCTCGGGCCTGTCATCCGTGTACACAGAGCTGCTCATGAAGCGACAGCGGCTGCCCCTAGCACTTCAGAACCTCTTCCTCTACACTTTTGGTGTGCTCCTGAACCTAGGTCTGCACGCAGGTGGTGGCCCTGGCCCAGGCCTCCTGGAGGGTTTCTCTGGTTGGGCAGCGCTTGTGGTACTGAGCCAGGCACTAAATGGACTGCTCATGTCAGCTGTCATGAAGCATGGCAGCAGCATCACACGGCTCTTTGTTGTGTCCTGCTCCCTGGTGGTCAATGCCGTGCTCTCAGCAGCCTTGCTGCGGCTGCAGCTCACAGCTGCCTTCTTCCTGGCCACGCTGCTCATTGGCCTGGCTGTGCGCCTGTACTATGGCAGCCGCTAG
- the SLC35A4 gene encoding probable UDP-sugar transporter protein SLC35A4 codes for MADDKDSLPKLKDLAFLKNQLERLQQRVEDEVNSGVGQDGSLLSSPFLKGFLAGYVVAKLRASAVLGFAVGTCTGIYAAQAYAVPNVEKTLRDYLRSLRKGPD; via the exons ATGGCGGATGACAAG GATTCTCTGCCTAAGCTTAAGGACCTGGCATTTCTCAAGAACCAGTTGGAACGCCTGCAGCAGCGTGTGGAAGACGAAGTCAACAGTGGTGTGGGTCAG gaTGGCTCGCTCTTGTCCTCCCCATTCCTCAAGGGCTTCTTAGCCGGCTATGTGGTGGCCAAACTGAGGGCATCAGCAGTATTGGGCTTTGCTGTGGGTACCTGCACTGGCATCTACGCAGCTCAGGCATATGCTGTGCCCAATGTGGAGAAGACGTTGAGAGACTATCTTCGGTCATTGCGCAAGGGGCCCGACTAG
- the LOC123579380 gene encoding uncharacterized protein LOC123579380 — MDYNKQGIHFYIHNEVGYPETEAKVEGRTWARELIYSPSFSGPEDTCCPTLLLEGPQSICLLQPETLDTQEQCITFDRVLGSDAAQEAEQELLARVQSTLGLVARGYSVSLLLRGRETETPRLVPQLLQMLFEETLPHRGAVPGVSTLSLVQLSPSGRTQDLLSPGRENLSVLDVSPLGLVVENASEVEVSDSRAASELYLQAAGDESRACSLLTVTMSCPGPDPPEGPGTRGMWRGALRILQLPRDLDCPLLQVLAGKVIGEEVEGSLPWIVSWLLEGNNYTGLLLRLDPQGGSLSLLRAALLGASGRRMQVKQVRPTQWDAVEEARARRANLKSLRSGLLGDTLTESGLSQLGRALRELRVVKAWSQCPGSQRLKGVKAEAVGLPELQAWHAPDVALQFFLAQAQRKRLQEQHQIWIQEELKRLEQEEEEVEGDQVKGLVAGKEAFERQRWHREQTLWRLQLEALQAERDTAEQDLMALYDVHVQAARARTCHTLQVFRAWRGLWEEQTMTTEHHHRSLLAGILQDTLQLATQNQELQAQNQQLQQDIG, encoded by the exons ATGGATTATAACAAGCAAGGGATCCACTTCTACATACACAATGAGGTTGGATATCCG gaaactgaggccaaagttGAGGGCAGGACTTGGGCACGGGAGTTAATATACAGTCCATCCTTCTCAGGCCCTGAGGACACATGTTGCCCCACACTGCTTCTGGAGGGGCCCCAGAGCATCTGCCTGCTTCAGCCGGAGACTCTAGACACTCAG GAACAATGCATCACCTTTGACAGAGTCCTGGGCTCTGATGCTGCTCAG GAGGCTGAGCAGGAGCTGCTAGCACGAGTCCAGTCCACACTAGGCTTGGTGGCCCGAGGGTACAGTGTGTCCCTACTGCTTCGGGGTCGGGAAACAGAGACACCTCGGCTTGTACCTCAG CTGTTGCAGATGCTGTTTGAGGAAACTCTGCCCCACAGGGGCGCTGTTCCTGGGGTTAGCACCCTTAGCCTGGTGCAG CTCAGCCCCAGTGGAAGGACTCAGGACCTGCTCTCTCCAGGGAGAGAGAACCTATCAGTGTTAGACGTGTCCCCTTTGGGCTT GGTGGTAGAAAATGCCAGTGAGGTGGAGGTGTCCGACTCAAGAGCTGCCTCAGAGCTGTACTTACAAGCTGCAGGGGATGAAAGCAG GGCCTGCTCTCTGCTCACTGTCACCATGTCCTGCCCAGGGCCTGACCCTCCCGAGGGGCCTGGGACCCGGGGTATGTGGCGAGGGGCCTTGAGGATCCTGCAGCTCCCCAGAGACCT AGATTGCCCCCTGCTGCAGGTGTTGGCTGGTAAGGTTATTGGTGAGGAGGTAGAGGGCTCTCTGCCCTGGATCGTGTCATGGCTCCTGGAAGGAAACAACTACACTGGTCTTCTTCTTCGCCTGGACCCTCAAG GTGGCTCCCTGAGCTTACTCAGAGCTGCTCTGTTGGGGGCCTCGGGAAGGAGGATGCAGGTGAAACAGGTGAGGCCCACCCAGTGGGATGCAGTAGAAGAGGCACGTGCCCGCCGGGCAAACCTGAAGAGCCTGCGTTCAGGCCTCCTTGGGGACACCCTCACAGAAAGTGGGCTCAGCCAGCTGGGCAGGGCACTGCGAGAGTTGCGG GTGGTAAAAGCCTGGAGCCAGTGCCCAGGAAGCCAGAGGCTCAAAGGGGTCAAAGCTGAGGCTGTGGGGCTCCCAGAACTACAG GCCTGGCACGCCCCAGATGTGGCCCTGCAGTTCTTCTTGGCCCAGGCACAGAGGAAGAGACTTCAAGAACAGCACCAGATATGGATCCAAGAGGAACTGAAGCGTTTggaacaggaggaggaagaggtggaaggTGACCAAGTCAAAGGCCTGGTGGCCGGAAAGGAG GCCTTCGAGAGGCAGAGATGGCACCGGGAGCAGACACTATGGAGACTCCAGCTGGAGGCCCTTCAGGCAGAGCGGGACACTGCAGAGCAGGACCTCATGGCCCTCTATGACGTGCACGTGCAGGCTGCCCGGGCTCGGACATGCCATACACTGCAG GTATTTCGAGCCTGGCGAGGGCTGTGGGAGGAGCAGACCATGACCACAGAGCATCACCACCGCAGCCTGCTGGCTGGTATCCTGCAAGACACGCTCCAACTGGCCACACAGAACCAGGAGCTTCAAGCCCAGAACCAGCAGCTTCAGCAGGATATAGGCTAG